A stretch of the Fusobacterium varium genome encodes the following:
- a CDS encoding flavocytochrome c produces MKKLLISALIVVSSVAVFAASEGIGFGYKDEIKVSVEKDGDKIVAIKVLEMKDTKRIAEPAIEKLTSEIIAKQSVEVDDVAGATYTSQGFKEAVADALKK; encoded by the coding sequence ATGAAAAAATTACTTATTTCTGCTTTAATAGTTGTATCTTCAGTTGCTGTTTTTGCAGCATCAGAAGGAATAGGATTTGGATATAAAGATGAAATTAAAGTTTCTGTGGAAAAAGATGGAGATAAAATTGTTGCCATCAAAGTTTTAGAAATGAAAGACACTAAAAGAATAGCTGAACCAGCTATTGAAAAACTAACTTCTGAAATTATAGCTAAACAATCTGTTGAAGTTGATGATGTAGCAGGTGCTACTTATACTTCTCAAGGATTCAAAGAAGCTGTAGCAGATGCTTTAAAAAAATAA
- a CDS encoding putative transposase: MQKPTNNNIFFQLNQPKLFNFLQYEISDNDPVRKLSSILEGLDFSSLMQVFSYKTKVHPIRMFSIIVYAYSRNLTSTRDIEMACHENIKFRFLLQDSKIPDHSTISRFLVKTEDILPDLFEQFVEKIFEMENISTETIYIDGTKIEAYANKYTFVWKKSIEKYRTRLDEKILELISNFNDDFNLQYDNFLEIYSYLSNLNFQIVKGRGKRKSKEQKYLELCAEYLEKYQKYSNHFKNLNGRNSYSKTDIDATFMRMKDDHMRNGQLKPGYNLQIGVISEYISSYEIFSNPSDSKTLIPFLEKISSQNLKIKNIVADAGYESISNYEYLEKMDYTSYIKPIYFEKSKIRKFKNDLNRVENLIYNHSENKLFRKDGLELEFLYSNKNNTVQYFWNPETNKKIKYNARFRILSNKSKENVSSNYGKQLRMNRSIQVEGAFAVLKEDMKLRKLKVRSKKSVLREICLFCIAYNFNRYLSRNINNRLGTTLHSLKVA; encoded by the coding sequence ATGCAAAAACCAACTAATAATAACATTTTTTTTCAATTAAATCAACCTAAACTTTTTAACTTTTTACAATATGAAATTTCTGATAATGATCCTGTAAGAAAACTTAGCTCAATATTGGAGGGATTAGATTTTAGTAGTTTAATGCAAGTATTTTCTTACAAAACAAAGGTACATCCTATCAGAATGTTTTCTATCATTGTTTATGCCTATTCGCGCAATTTAACTTCTACTAGAGATATAGAAATGGCTTGCCATGAAAATATTAAATTCAGGTTTCTTTTACAAGATTCTAAAATTCCTGATCACTCTACTATTTCTAGATTCTTAGTAAAAACTGAAGATATTCTTCCAGATCTATTTGAACAATTCGTTGAAAAAATTTTTGAAATGGAAAATATTTCCACTGAAACAATATATATTGATGGCACTAAAATTGAAGCATATGCTAATAAATATACATTTGTTTGGAAAAAATCTATTGAGAAATATAGAACTAGATTAGATGAAAAAATTCTTGAATTAATTTCAAATTTTAATGATGATTTCAACTTACAATATGACAACTTCCTTGAAATATATTCATATCTTTCTAATTTGAATTTTCAAATAGTCAAAGGTAGAGGAAAGAGAAAATCTAAAGAGCAAAAGTATTTAGAATTATGCGCAGAATACTTAGAAAAGTATCAAAAATATTCTAATCATTTTAAAAATCTTAATGGTAGAAATAGCTATTCAAAAACTGATATAGATGCTACTTTTATGAGAATGAAAGATGACCATATGAGAAATGGTCAATTAAAACCTGGATATAATCTGCAAATAGGAGTGATTAGTGAATATATTTCTTCATATGAAATTTTTTCTAACCCTTCTGATTCTAAAACTTTGATTCCATTTTTAGAGAAAATTTCATCTCAAAATTTAAAAATTAAAAATATTGTAGCTGATGCAGGATATGAAAGTATTTCAAATTATGAATATTTGGAAAAAATGGACTATACTTCATATATAAAACCAATATATTTTGAAAAATCTAAAATCAGAAAGTTTAAAAATGATTTAAACAGAGTAGAAAATTTAATATATAATCATTCTGAAAATAAGCTATTTAGAAAAGATGGATTAGAATTAGAATTTCTATACTCTAACAAAAATAATACAGTTCAATATTTTTGGAATCCTGAAACTAACAAAAAAATTAAGTACAATGCGAGATTTAGAATTTTATCAAATAAATCAAAAGAGAATGTATCAAGCAATTATGGAAAACAATTAAGAATGAACAGAAGTATTCAAGTAGAAGGTGCTTTTGCAGTTTTGAAAGAAGATATGAAATTGCGAAAATTAAAAGTTCGAAGTAAAAAAAGTGTTTTAAGAGAAATATGTTTGTTTTGTATCGCTTACAACTTCAACAGATATCTAAGCAGAAATATAAATAATCGCTTAGGAACAACACTTCACTCATTAAAAGTAGCTTAG
- a CDS encoding putative GTPase, whose amino-acid sequence MFIDEVIVTVKAGNGGDGSAAFRREKYIQFGGPDGGDGGNGGNVIFIADPNINTLIDFKFKKVFKAENGENGQKKQMYGKTGADLVIKVPVGTQVRDIETGKLLLDMNTEGEPRILLKGGRGGAGNVHFKSSTRKTPRIAGKGREGAEIKVKLELKLLADVALVGYPSVGKSSFINKVSAANSKVGSYHFTTLEPKLGVVRLEEGKSFVIADIPGLIEGAHEGVGLGDKFLRHIERCKMIYHLVDVAEIEGRDAIEDYEKINEELKKFSEKLSTKKQIVLANKMDLLWDMEKYEKFKTHVEAQGHEVFPVSVILNEGIKEVLYRSYSMLQEIEREPLEDEVNVNEVLREIKGDMEDFVITQDEEGTYVIEGRILDEVLAKYVITMEEESIINFLHMMRSLGLEEAMKEAGIQDGDNVRIADVEFEYVE is encoded by the coding sequence ATGTTTATAGATGAAGTAATAGTAACGGTCAAAGCCGGTAATGGAGGAGATGGATCAGCAGCTTTCAGAAGAGAGAAGTATATCCAGTTCGGTGGACCAGATGGAGGAGATGGAGGAAATGGAGGAAATGTAATATTTATTGCAGATCCTAACATAAATACTCTGATAGATTTTAAATTTAAAAAGGTATTTAAAGCTGAAAATGGAGAGAATGGACAAAAAAAACAAATGTATGGAAAAACTGGAGCAGATCTTGTTATAAAAGTGCCAGTTGGAACTCAGGTAAGAGATATAGAAACAGGAAAACTTCTTTTAGATATGAATACAGAAGGAGAACCTAGAATACTTTTAAAAGGTGGAAGAGGGGGGGCAGGAAATGTTCACTTTAAATCTTCTACAAGAAAAACTCCAAGGATAGCAGGAAAAGGTAGAGAAGGAGCAGAAATAAAAGTAAAACTTGAATTGAAATTATTAGCAGATGTAGCTCTTGTAGGATATCCATCAGTAGGAAAATCAAGTTTCATTAATAAAGTATCAGCTGCTAATTCTAAAGTTGGAAGTTATCACTTTACTACTCTTGAACCAAAACTTGGAGTAGTAAGACTTGAAGAAGGAAAATCATTTGTAATAGCTGATATACCTGGACTTATAGAAGGAGCCCATGAAGGTGTAGGACTTGGAGATAAATTTCTTAGACATATAGAAAGATGTAAAATGATATATCATCTTGTAGATGTTGCTGAAATAGAAGGAAGAGATGCTATTGAAGATTATGAAAAAATAAATGAAGAATTAAAGAAATTTAGCGAAAAACTTTCAACTAAAAAACAGATAGTGCTTGCTAATAAAATGGATTTATTATGGGATATGGAAAAATATGAAAAATTTAAAACTCATGTGGAAGCACAGGGACATGAAGTTTTCCCAGTTTCTGTTATACTAAATGAAGGAATCAAAGAAGTGCTCTATAGAAGTTATTCAATGCTTCAAGAAATAGAGAGAGAACCACTTGAGGATGAAGTAAATGTAAATGAAGTATTAAGAGAAATAAAAGGGGATATGGAGGATTTTGTAATAACTCAAGATGAAGAGGGAACATATGTAATAGAGGGAAGAATATTAGATGAAGTTCTTGCTAAATATGTTATTACTATGGAAGAAGAATCTATCATTAATTTCCTTCATATGATGAGATCACTTGGATTGGAAGAGGCTATGAAAGAAGCTGGAATTCAAGATGGAGACAATGTAAGAATAGCAGATGTAGAGTTTGAATATGTAGAGTAA